The Thomasclavelia ramosa DSM 1402 genome includes a region encoding these proteins:
- a CDS encoding histidine phosphatase family protein: protein MKTLYMMRHGQTLFNQKRLMQGWCDSPLTELGKRQARCVKEYLENNEIVFDGAYASSSERACDTLEIVTSLPYQRLKGLKEWNFGIYEGESDDLDPPFPFGNFFKKFGGESENEVSERVSTTVLELMKNTDQETVLIVSHGLSCYCFAKRWEQNQQVSLPNDMPNCVVLKYQFNDEQFSLVEVIDVTSELK, encoded by the coding sequence ATGAAAACATTATATATGATGCGTCATGGACAAACGTTATTTAATCAAAAAAGGTTAATGCAGGGGTGGTGTGATTCACCTTTGACAGAACTGGGAAAAAGACAAGCAAGATGTGTAAAAGAGTATTTGGAGAATAATGAGATTGTTTTTGATGGTGCTTATGCATCATCTTCAGAAAGAGCTTGTGATACTCTAGAAATTGTAACTAGCCTCCCATATCAGCGGCTTAAAGGTTTAAAAGAATGGAATTTTGGTATTTATGAAGGAGAAAGCGATGATCTTGATCCCCCTTTTCCATTTGGCAATTTCTTTAAGAAATTTGGTGGTGAAAGTGAAAATGAAGTAAGTGAACGTGTTTCAACAACTGTTTTAGAACTTATGAAAAATACTGATCAAGAAACAGTGTTAATAGTCTCACACGGTCTTTCTTGCTATTGTTTTGCGAAAAGATGGGAACAAAATCAGCAAGTATCGCTACCTAATGATATGCCCAATTGTGTTGTTTTAAAGTATCAATTTAATGATGAGCAGTTTTCATTAGTTGAAGTCATTGATGTAACTAGTGAATTAAAGTAA
- a CDS encoding glucosamine-6-phosphate deaminase, which produces MKLIIEENEQKMSESAMFILLGAMMQDKRVNISLTSGRSPKTMYDMMIPYVKNQAKFKDIEYYLFDENPYIDEPYGPNWKDMQELFFKAANIPDERIHIMTSNDWQDYDNKIRNAGGIDVMVIGLGYDGHFCGNCPRCTPFDSYTYCIDFKKKQAVNPDYGDRPRQPHTLTMGPKSLMRVKHLVMIVNGKEKAEIFKRFLDEPVNQDVPATILKLHPNFTVICDQAAASLIDPQQYSNL; this is translated from the coding sequence ATGAAACTAATAATTGAAGAAAATGAACAAAAAATGAGTGAAAGTGCAATGTTTATTCTATTAGGTGCCATGATGCAAGATAAACGTGTCAATATTTCACTTACTTCCGGTCGTTCTCCTAAAACGATGTATGACATGATGATTCCTTATGTAAAAAATCAGGCTAAATTTAAAGATATTGAGTATTATCTTTTTGATGAAAACCCATATATTGATGAACCTTATGGACCAAACTGGAAGGATATGCAAGAATTATTTTTTAAAGCCGCTAATATTCCTGATGAGCGTATTCACATTATGACTTCAAATGACTGGCAAGACTATGATAATAAAATTAGAAATGCTGGAGGAATTGATGTAATGGTGATTGGTCTTGGATATGATGGACATTTTTGTGGTAATTGTCCTCGTTGTACACCTTTTGACAGTTATACTTACTGTATTGATTTCAAGAAAAAGCAGGCCGTTAATCCAGATTATGGAGACCGTCCTCGACAACCTCATACTTTGACAATGGGTCCTAAAAGTCTAATGCGAGTCAAACATCTAGTCATGATCGTTAATGGTAAAGAAAAAGCAGAAATTTTTAAACGCTTCTTAGATGAGCCTGTTAATCAAGATGTGCCGGCAACAATTTTAAAGCTTCACCCTAACTTTACTGTTATTTGCGATCAAGCAGCTGCTAGTTTGATTGATCCACAACAATATTCTAATTTATAA
- a CDS encoding 6-phosphofructokinase, translating to MRVGILTSGGDCQALNVTMRGLAKTLYRNVNDIEIIGFLQGYKGLMYEDYKIMKPKDFSGIINIGGTILGTSRCPFKKMRVIEDDFDKVAAMKNTYAKLKLDCLVVLGGNGSIKSANMLSQEGLNVIALPKTIDNDTWGTDYTFGYQSAIDIATTYLDQIHTTAASHNRVFVIEVMGHKVGHICLSAGIASGADVILLPEIPYDIKEVAKAIKTREKNGKKFSIIACAEGALSKEEATLSKKEYKAKVKARNGQSVVYEIAAELEKYIDSEIRVSCIGHAQRGGQPCPYDRMISTQFGVAGARLVMGGDYGKLVILKNNGVTAIPLVESAGKLKYVDAVGAKVKDAKLLGISFGD from the coding sequence ATGCGGGTAGGTATTTTAACAAGTGGTGGTGATTGCCAAGCACTAAATGTAACAATGCGTGGTCTAGCAAAAACTTTATATCGAAATGTAAACGATATAGAAATTATTGGCTTTCTTCAAGGCTATAAAGGGTTAATGTATGAAGATTATAAAATTATGAAGCCCAAGGATTTTTCTGGAATAATTAATATTGGTGGGACAATTTTAGGAACATCACGTTGTCCTTTTAAAAAAATGCGAGTAATTGAAGATGACTTTGACAAAGTAGCTGCAATGAAAAACACATATGCAAAATTAAAATTAGATTGTCTTGTTGTGCTAGGCGGAAATGGTTCTATAAAATCAGCTAACATGCTCTCTCAAGAAGGATTGAATGTTATAGCGCTACCTAAAACAATCGATAATGATACATGGGGAACTGATTATACTTTTGGCTATCAGTCTGCAATTGATATTGCAACCACATACCTTGATCAAATTCATACTACCGCTGCCAGCCACAACCGTGTTTTTGTAATTGAAGTAATGGGACATAAAGTTGGCCATATTTGTTTGTCAGCAGGAATTGCTTCAGGCGCTGATGTAATTTTGTTACCAGAAATTCCTTACGATATTAAAGAAGTAGCTAAGGCTATTAAAACTAGAGAAAAAAATGGGAAAAAATTCAGTATTATCGCTTGTGCGGAAGGCGCTTTATCCAAAGAAGAAGCAACACTATCAAAAAAAGAGTATAAAGCTAAAGTTAAAGCCCGCAATGGTCAATCAGTTGTTTACGAGATTGCAGCAGAATTAGAAAAATATATTGATAGCGAAATTCGTGTGTCATGTATTGGTCATGCCCAGCGCGGAGGACAGCCATGTCCATACGATCGAATGATCTCAACTCAATTTGGGGTAGCTGGAGCCCGTTTAGTTATGGGCGGAGATTATGGCAAATTAGTTATCTTAAAAAATAATGGAGTTACTGCTATTCCCTTAGTTGAAAGTGCTGGTAAACTAAAATATGTTGATGCTGTAGGAGCAAAAGTTAAAGACGCTAAGTTACTAGGTATCTCATTTGGTGATTAA